In Heliangelus exortis chromosome Z, bHelExo1.hap1, whole genome shotgun sequence, a genomic segment contains:
- the LOC139790059 gene encoding protein FAM240B-like: MNSQYIRHEVRGCETSDLRNFWEKTIEQQTRYLQIEKERQQRSALKKLRNEWMERLEKRIKMLRTQSEDSSS, from the exons ATGAATAGCCAATATATACGTCATGAAGTACGAGGATGTGAAACCAGTGACTTGAGGAACTTCTGGGAAAAGACTATTGAACAACAAACTCGATACCTGCAAATTGAAAAAGAACGTCAGCAAAGAAGTGCTCTAAAAAA GCTCAGAAATGAATGGATGGAGAGGCTGGAAAAACGGATAAAGATGTTGAGGACCCAATCCGAAGACTCATCTAGCTGA